Proteins from one Thermosipho japonicus genomic window:
- a CDS encoding transposase translates to PSRQTIHYRLKRLSKKKVSKKLKRLFSTLLVIEDKEIRGKKKRLHLLYEAKKKVLLDFEIGNNREVEHAEIMLEDIEGSILLADRGYWQWEFIEEMKEKMKLYVRPRGRKGKEFMEREIDRLIYSKRWEIEWYIERLKQRIKMRGMNERTQ, encoded by the coding sequence CCTTCAAGACAAACAATACACTATAGATTGAAAAGATTATCAAAAAAGAAAGTAAGTAAGAAATTAAAAAGACTTTTTAGCACACTGCTAGTTATTGAAGATAAAGAAATTAGAGGAAAGAAGAAGAGACTCCATCTATTATATGAAGCAAAGAAAAAAGTGTTATTAGATTTTGAGATAGGAAATAATAGAGAAGTAGAACATGCAGAAATTATGTTAGAAGATATAGAAGGTTCGATACTCTTAGCAGATAGGGGGTACTGGCAATGGGAGTTTATTGAAGAAATGAAAGAAAAGATGAAGTTATATGTAAGACCTAGGGGAAGAAAAGGAAAAGAATTCATGGAAAGAGAAATAGATAGGTTGATATATAGCAAAAGATGGGAGATAGAATGGTATATAGAAAGGCTGAAGCAGAGGATAAAGATGAGAGGAATGAATGAAAGAACGCAGTAG